Within the Gracilinema caldarium DSM 7334 genome, the region ATCGCCTCATCCCACTGGCCAATATCCCGCTGCTGACTTCCTACATGAAAGGATATACCACAGGGTTCAAGCCCAAGCTGTTTGGCTTCTACGAGCAAATTGTACGCCATATCAGGATGACAACCAAATTTACGGGAAAGGGGCCAATCGGCAGATTGGGAACCCTCAACGAGAATACGCACGTATACCCGTGAACCGGGGGCCTTGCTAGCGATGTTATGCAGGTCGGTTTTGCTGTCGGTAGCAAAAAGCCTAACCCCCATTTCATAAAAATACTCGATATCCCGGGCTTTTTTTATGGTGTTCCCATAGGAAATGCGATCCGGTGTAACCCCGAGGGAAAGCACCTTGTCCAGTTCCCAACGGGATGCAATATCAAAGTTGGATCCCAGATTTTTAAGCAGGGTAATAATTTCCGGCGCCGGATTTGCCTTCACCGCATAATACTGTTTTGCAAAGGGAAACAGCTGGGCCAGCCGCTCATAATTTCTGCGAATAATGCCCAGGTCCACAAGAATAAAGGGGGTTTCTTTCCCTTCCGCAACGGTCAGAAACCGCTCCCACTGTGCATCGTCATAATAGGCGGAGCGATCTATCATAGCCCCCTCCTTGTGGTAATTATATGGGATGAGACCCGGAAGTCCCCAGAGACTGCCGGGTCAAGATGCGGGGCAGGTCCTATCGAGTAGGACCTGCGAGATTATCAGGAATGTTCAAGTATGAGGGTCTTTGTGGGCTGATCGCAGACTTCGCTCGGCCCGTAGTACTGAATCGCACCGGGGAAGAGGAAGCTTGTTTTTACTGCCCATTCAGCGCGTTTTGCTGCAAAGGCCTTAAAGGGCTTGCCATCCAGTTCCACCAGGGCCTTCCGGATAACCGGTTTTTTGCTGCCGTGGCGCTGTTCCATATTCATCATCATGGTAAGCGGAACACCGCCAGCCACCCATTGGTCAGCGGGAGCGGTCAGGTTTTTCACGCTGGAAAGATACCCCGTGAGCCCGGAAGCAATCAGCACAAAGGCGGTAAAGCCCAGGGCATAGGTATAGTCTGCATCGAAATTAGAGGGAAACGCACAGCGGCCTTCATAGCCAAAGAAGTGGGCCAGGGCGCTGAACTTGCCCGTATAGCTACCAGTCTTCTTCAGCTCGGCCAGTCTCTGTTCTACCATACCGATGAGGAGCTTTTCCGTCTCGATACGGGATACCTGGACATTACCATGGGGATCTCGGTCCATGAGGAGCTGTTTGGCAATTTCTGCAGGCAGGCTGGCAAATACCTTGGCCGATTCGGCGGAAAGCTTTTTACCAAGCCAAGCCGCCTGGGTTTCAAAGCCGGAAAGCCCTGCAAATTCATCCG harbors:
- a CDS encoding type III PLP-dependent enzyme, with amino-acid sequence MIDRSAYYDDAQWERFLTVAEGKETPFILVDLGIIRRNYERLAQLFPFAKQYYAVKANPAPEIITLLKNLGSNFDIASRWELDKVLSLGVTPDRISYGNTIKKARDIEYFYEMGVRLFATDSKTDLHNIASKAPGSRVYVRILVEGSQSADWPLSRKFGCHPDMAYNLLVEAKQLGLEPCGISFHVGSQQRDIGQWDEAIAKTNYLFRALEEEEGIKLSMINMGGGFPAHYTVPTHELTTYAREITRYLHEDFGENLPEIILEPGRSMVGDAGIIVSEVVLVSRKNNTALQRWVYTDVGKFNGLIETLDEAIKYPVVTALPAGLKEGDVILAGPTCDSMDIIYEKSGYQLPLSLAPGDKLYWLSTGAYTSSYAAVEFNGFPPIKTYFIEE